The following proteins are encoded in a genomic region of Mesoplodon densirostris isolate mMesDen1 chromosome 12, mMesDen1 primary haplotype, whole genome shotgun sequence:
- the LOC132500109 gene encoding LIM domain transcription factor LMO4-like yields the protein MVNPGSSSQPPPVTAGSLSWKRCAGCGGKIADRFLLYGMDSYWHSRCLKCSCCQAQLGDIGTSCYTKSGMILCRNDYIRLFGNSGACSACGQSIPASELVMRAQGNVYHLKCFTCSTCRNRLVPGDRFHYINGSLFCEHDRPTALTNGHLNSLQSNPLLPDQKVC from the coding sequence ATGGTGAATCCGGGCAGCAGCTCACAGCCGCCCCCGGTGACGGCCGGCTCCCTCTCCTGGAAGCGGTGTGCAGGTTGCGGAGGCAAGATTGCGGACCGCTTTCTGCTCTATGGCATGGACAGCTACTGGCACAGCCGGTGCCTCAAGTGTTCCTGCTGCCAGGCGCAGCTGGGCGACATCGGCACGTCCTGTTACACCAAGAGCGGCATGATCCTTTGCAGAAATGACTACATTAGGTTATTTGGGAATAGCGGTGCTTGCAGCGCTTGTGGACAGTCTATTCCTGCGAGCGAACTCGTCATGAGGGCCCAAGGCAATGTGTATCATCTGAAGTGTTTTACATGCTCTACCTGCCGGAATCGCCTGGTCCCAGGAGATCGGTTTCACTACATCAATGGCAGTTTATTTTGTGAACATGATAGACCTACAGCTCTCACCAATGGCCATTTGAATTCACTTCAGAGCAATCCACTACTTCCAGACCAGAAGGTCTGCTAA